In Rhodanobacter humi, the following are encoded in one genomic region:
- the lipB gene encoding lipoyl(octanoyl) transferase LipB produces the protein MSLPLKIRRLGRQPYATTWQAMSAFTDNRTADTVDEFWLLEHDPVFTLGQAGKMEHVLAPGDIPVIPVDRGGQVTYHGPGQIVGYPLIDLRRAGVGVRELVNRIEQGIIDTLARWNIVAERREGAPGVYVADAKVAALGLRVRRGCSFHGLAFNVNMNLEPFHRINPCGYKGLAVTQVLDLGGPSRLAEVEDALVEEFCRQFGFRAAPADPVIPELPARVVV, from the coding sequence ATGTCCCTGCCGCTCAAGATCCGTCGTCTCGGCCGCCAGCCCTACGCGACGACATGGCAGGCGATGAGCGCGTTCACCGACAACCGCACCGCCGACACGGTCGACGAGTTCTGGCTGCTGGAACACGACCCGGTGTTCACCCTGGGCCAGGCCGGCAAGATGGAACACGTGCTGGCGCCCGGCGACATTCCGGTGATCCCGGTGGATCGCGGCGGCCAGGTGACCTACCACGGTCCCGGCCAGATCGTGGGCTACCCGCTGATCGATCTGCGCCGCGCCGGCGTGGGCGTGCGCGAGCTGGTCAACCGGATCGAGCAGGGCATCATCGATACGCTGGCGCGCTGGAACATCGTCGCCGAACGCCGCGAGGGCGCGCCGGGCGTGTATGTCGCCGACGCCAAGGTGGCCGCGCTGGGCCTGCGCGTGCGCCGCGGCTGCAGCTTCCACGGCCTGGCCTTCAACGTGAACATGAACCTGGAGCCGTTCCACCGCATCAACCCCTGCGGCTACAAGGGTTTGGCGGTGACCCAGGTGCTAGACTTGGGCGGTCCGTCACGGCTGGCGGAGGTGGAAGATGCGCTGGTGGAGGAATTCTGCCGCCAGTTCGGTTTCCGTGCCGCGCCCGCCGACCCCGTCATCCCCGAACTCCCCGCCCGCGTCGTGGTCTGA
- the lipA gene encoding lipoyl synthase: MSEASVSPNKTIPISVVAGTPAVDKQLGNDKIALNRAGFDTAVPVLRKPSWIRVRLPQGNAVQQLKARLRENALVTVCEEASCPNIHECFSKGTATFMILGEVCTRRCSFCDVAHGRPQPPDPLEPARLAETIRDMRLKYVVITSVDRDDLRDGGAEHFAACIRATRHASPAIRIEILTPDFRGKGRMERALEVLKEFPPDVFNHNLETVPHLYREVRPGADYQWSLDLLKRFKAQHPDVPTKSGIMLGLGETREQVVETMRDLRAHDVEMITIGQYLQPTPHHHPVVRYWTPEEFDDLRREGEAMGFHHVASGPLVRSSYHADLQAHAAGVA, translated from the coding sequence ATGAGTGAAGCGTCCGTTTCCCCGAACAAGACCATCCCGATCAGCGTCGTCGCGGGCACGCCCGCGGTCGACAAGCAGCTGGGCAACGACAAGATCGCGCTGAACCGCGCCGGCTTCGACACCGCGGTGCCGGTGTTGCGCAAGCCGTCGTGGATCCGCGTGCGCCTGCCGCAGGGCAATGCCGTGCAGCAGCTGAAGGCGCGCCTGCGCGAGAACGCGCTGGTGACGGTGTGCGAGGAGGCCAGCTGCCCGAACATCCACGAGTGCTTCAGCAAGGGCACCGCCACCTTCATGATTCTGGGCGAGGTATGCACGCGCCGCTGCTCGTTCTGCGACGTGGCGCATGGCCGCCCGCAGCCGCCCGATCCGCTGGAGCCAGCGCGCCTCGCCGAGACCATCCGCGACATGCGCCTGAAGTACGTGGTGATCACCTCGGTGGACCGCGACGACCTGCGCGACGGCGGCGCCGAGCACTTCGCCGCCTGCATCCGCGCCACGCGTCACGCCAGCCCGGCCATCCGCATCGAGATACTCACGCCGGACTTCCGCGGCAAGGGCCGCATGGAGCGCGCGCTGGAAGTGCTGAAGGAATTCCCGCCGGACGTGTTCAACCACAACCTGGAAACCGTGCCGCACCTCTACCGCGAAGTGCGCCCGGGCGCCGACTACCAGTGGTCGCTGGACCTGCTCAAGCGCTTCAAGGCGCAGCATCCCGACGTGCCGACCAAGTCCGGCATCATGCTGGGCCTGGGCGAGACGCGCGAGCAGGTGGTCGAGACGATGCGCGACCTGCGCGCGCACGACGTCGAGATGATCACCATCGGCCAGTACCTGCAGCCCACGCCGCACCATCACCCGGTGGTGCGCTACTGGACGCCCGAAGAATTCGACGACCTGCGCAGGGAGGGCGAGGCGATGGGTTTCCATCACGTCGCCTCCGGCCCGCTGGTGCGTTCCTCCTACCACGCCGACCTGCAGGCCCACGCGGCCGGCGTCGCCTAA
- a CDS encoding carboxy terminal-processing peptidase: MTFRPALALLLALTVTCTYAQSAADLGAGGNRKAAVWPLKPTATQAQAAQLSARFLTRFHYDAQPLDDAMSAKIYKDYFKLLDSDKVFFTQQDMDQFAPLKTKLDDAIWNQDLSAPFDIYNKFLERAVQRMTYARSLLKDGFSFDGDESYDYDRKNASWAKDDAALNELWRKRTMNDWLRLKLAGKSDDEIRKTLTKRYTNYIERLKQLDGEDAFQTFMTAYAETTDPHTDYLSPRQAENFAIQMRLSLEGIGAQLQARDDYTMIFSLVPGGPAEKSGKLKPGDRIVGVGQGDSGPVTDVIGWRLDDVVNLIRGKKDTTVRLEILPADAGPDGKHELISLVRKKVNIEESAAKKKIIDVKDGDVVRKIGVIDLPSFYSDFGARSEGDKDYRSATRDVAKLLVELKAAGVQGVIVDLRNNGGGSLAEADSMTGLFTGKGPVVQVRDARGQVDVQGADNADPVWNGPLAVLVNRGTASASEIFSAAIQDYGRGLIIGTPTFGKGTVQTLIDLDRFSQNADGKPQYGELKMTVQEFFRINGGSTQIKGVTPDFAFPQNGDAKDFGESTYDNALPWTHIAPADYKPEGDVKVYLPQLESLHAARVVKSPAWKLMLDELAQYKTMRARTTVSLNFAKREAERKQLDATQASFRARQKTIDGSDAYLKDQDSALDDGLDPGERSLKSELQQEKDAKQAPDAQLREAAHIVADEVGLLKTDPKLGAVILPPGSNYLATVLAGADKPAAAASTAATH; encoded by the coding sequence ATGACCTTCCGTCCCGCGTTGGCCCTGCTGCTGGCCTTGACCGTCACCTGCACCTACGCGCAGTCGGCCGCCGACCTCGGCGCCGGCGGCAACCGCAAGGCGGCCGTGTGGCCGCTCAAGCCCACCGCCACCCAGGCGCAGGCGGCGCAGCTGTCGGCGCGCTTCCTCACCCGCTTCCATTACGACGCGCAGCCGCTCGACGACGCGATGTCGGCGAAGATCTACAAGGACTACTTCAAGCTGCTCGACAGCGACAAGGTGTTCTTCACCCAGCAGGACATGGACCAGTTCGCGCCGCTGAAGACCAAGCTGGACGACGCGATCTGGAACCAGGACCTCAGCGCGCCGTTCGACATCTACAACAAGTTCCTGGAACGCGCGGTGCAGCGCATGACCTACGCGCGCAGCCTGCTCAAGGACGGCTTCAGCTTCGACGGCGACGAGAGCTACGACTACGACCGCAAGAACGCCAGCTGGGCGAAGGACGACGCGGCGCTGAACGAGCTGTGGCGCAAGCGCACCATGAACGACTGGCTGCGGCTCAAGCTCGCGGGCAAGAGCGACGACGAGATCCGCAAGACGCTGACCAAGCGCTACACCAACTACATCGAGCGGCTGAAGCAGCTGGACGGCGAGGACGCGTTCCAGACCTTCATGACCGCGTATGCCGAGACCACCGACCCGCATACCGACTACCTCAGCCCGCGCCAGGCGGAGAACTTCGCGATCCAGATGAGGCTCTCGCTGGAGGGCATCGGCGCCCAGCTGCAGGCGCGCGACGACTACACCATGATCTTCTCGCTGGTGCCGGGCGGTCCGGCGGAGAAGTCCGGCAAGCTCAAGCCCGGCGACCGTATCGTCGGCGTGGGCCAGGGCGACAGCGGCCCGGTCACCGACGTGATCGGCTGGCGCCTCGACGACGTGGTCAACCTGATCCGCGGCAAGAAGGACACCACCGTGCGGCTGGAGATCCTGCCCGCCGACGCCGGTCCGGACGGCAAGCACGAGCTGATCAGCCTGGTGCGCAAGAAGGTCAACATCGAGGAAAGCGCGGCGAAGAAGAAGATCATCGACGTCAAGGACGGCGACGTCGTGCGCAAGATCGGCGTGATCGACCTGCCGAGCTTCTACTCCGACTTCGGCGCACGCAGCGAAGGCGACAAGGATTACCGCAGCGCCACCCGCGACGTGGCCAAGCTGCTGGTCGAGCTGAAGGCGGCCGGCGTGCAGGGCGTGATCGTGGACCTGCGCAACAACGGCGGCGGCTCGCTGGCCGAGGCCGACTCGATGACCGGCCTGTTCACCGGCAAGGGCCCGGTGGTGCAGGTGCGCGACGCGCGTGGCCAGGTCGACGTGCAGGGTGCGGACAATGCCGATCCGGTGTGGAACGGCCCGCTGGCGGTGCTGGTGAACCGCGGCACCGCCTCGGCCTCCGAAATCTTCTCCGCGGCGATCCAGGATTACGGTCGCGGCCTGATCATCGGCACGCCCACCTTCGGCAAGGGCACCGTGCAGACCCTGATCGACCTCGACCGCTTCAGCCAGAACGCCGACGGCAAGCCGCAGTACGGCGAGCTGAAGATGACCGTGCAGGAGTTCTTCCGCATCAACGGCGGCTCCACCCAGATCAAGGGCGTGACGCCGGACTTCGCGTTCCCGCAGAACGGCGACGCCAAGGACTTCGGCGAATCCACCTACGACAACGCACTGCCGTGGACGCACATCGCGCCCGCCGACTACAAGCCCGAAGGCGACGTGAAGGTCTACCTGCCGCAGCTGGAAAGCCTGCACGCCGCCCGCGTGGTGAAGTCGCCCGCGTGGAAGCTGATGCTGGACGAGCTGGCGCAGTACAAGACGATGCGCGCCCGCACCACGGTGTCGCTGAACTTCGCCAAGCGCGAGGCGGAGCGCAAGCAGCTGGACGCGACCCAGGCCAGCTTCCGCGCGCGGCAGAAGACCATCGACGGCAGCGACGCCTACCTCAAGGACCAGGACAGCGCGCTCGACGACGGCCTCGACCCCGGCGAGCGCAGCCTGAAGAGCGAACTGCAGCAGGAGAAGGACGCCAAGCAGGCGCCCGACGCCCAGCTGCGCGAGGCTGCGCACATCGTGGCCGACGAAGTCGGCCTGCTGAAGACCGATCCCAAGCTGGGCGCCGTCATCCTGCCGCCCGGCAGCAACTACCTCGCCACCGTGCTGGCCGGCGCCGACAAGCCCGCCGCCGCGGCCTCCACCGCCGCGACGCACTGA
- a CDS encoding DUF4126 domain-containing protein codes for MDPLSNVALAGGLAWASGFRLYATVFVAGLLGRLGWVHLPPGLAMLTDTWVLVVSGVLALGEFLADKIPAFDSVWDALHTFVRIPVGMLLAWGVFRESGAGTQVAAALLGGALTAGTHLAKSGGRALINTSPEPVSNWTASVGEDLTWVGGLYLMWHHPLAMLVLLALFVLLLCWLLPKLVRGLRALRQRLRRIGGFLSGAG; via the coding sequence ATGGATCCGCTGTCGAACGTCGCGCTGGCCGGTGGCCTGGCCTGGGCCAGCGGTTTCCGCCTGTACGCCACGGTGTTCGTGGCCGGCCTGCTGGGACGGCTGGGCTGGGTGCACCTGCCGCCCGGGTTGGCGATGCTCACGGACACCTGGGTGCTGGTGGTGTCCGGCGTGCTGGCGTTGGGCGAGTTCCTCGCCGACAAGATTCCCGCGTTCGACAGCGTGTGGGACGCGCTGCACACCTTCGTCCGCATCCCGGTGGGCATGCTGCTGGCGTGGGGCGTGTTCCGGGAGTCGGGCGCGGGCACGCAGGTGGCGGCGGCGCTGCTCGGCGGTGCGCTCACCGCGGGTACGCATCTGGCGAAGAGCGGCGGTCGCGCGCTGATCAACACCTCGCCCGAACCCGTGAGCAACTGGACCGCCAGCGTGGGCGAGGATCTCACCTGGGTGGGTGGCCTCTACCTGATGTGGCACCACCCGCTGGCCATGCTGGTGCTGCTGGCGCTGTTCGTGCTGCTGTTGTGCTGGCTGTTGCCGAAGCTGGTGCGCGGCCTGCGCGCGCTGCGGCAGCGGCTGCGCCGGATCGGCGGTTTCCTCTCCGGCGCAGGTTGA
- a CDS encoding M1 family metallopeptidase yields MRPTLLALGLAIGLGLAGPTLAQAATPSQSPLTALTKDSGTPMPAEQKRVHFDHAELHITVKPATQSIEASATLTFSALASTDVLLVDLDRNLPVSAISVDGKALAKSAWSNPEGRLRIPLPHAISKGNKVVATIAYGGKPHVAKNAPWDGGFVWSHTKDGQPWVGSAVEGEGCDLFWPCIDQPDGKPDLVDLYVTVPKPLVAPGNGVLVGVTEQGDTRTYHWRAKHPTTYAISINVGPYQELKGEYHSRFGNTIPLHYWYLPGEEAQAKALFAEFPQLLDFFEAKIGPYPWGDEKMGVVETPYKGMEHQTINAYGNHYAKDGSGFDWLLQHEFAHEWFGNQMTNANWDDMWLHEGFATLMQPLYARWLDGDADYYAWLHRLRLMIANRHPVVSGQPRTEEAVYDESRGGPGQDIYNKGALMLQTLHHLIGDQAFYASIRELVYGRPDPKPGNFTPQYRTSADYMRIVDRVTGKDYDWFFKVYLYQAALPKLDVQRHGDTLGLRWQVPQNLPFPMPVEVQVDGTVHTVSMEGGHGSLAVPAGALVTIDPHSVLLRDEPRITAFQQWMKQQRAQRKAAKP; encoded by the coding sequence ATGCGCCCCACCCTGCTCGCGCTCGGCCTCGCCATCGGTCTCGGCCTCGCCGGCCCGACCCTGGCCCAGGCCGCCACGCCCAGCCAGTCGCCGCTCACCGCGCTGACCAAGGACTCCGGCACGCCGATGCCGGCCGAGCAGAAGCGCGTGCACTTCGACCACGCCGAACTGCACATCACGGTGAAGCCCGCCACGCAGAGCATCGAGGCCAGCGCCACGCTCACGTTCAGCGCACTGGCGTCCACCGACGTGCTGCTGGTGGACCTGGACCGCAACCTGCCGGTGAGCGCGATCAGCGTCGATGGCAAGGCGCTTGCCAAAAGTGCGTGGAGCAACCCGGAAGGTCGCCTGCGCATCCCGTTGCCGCACGCCATCAGCAAGGGCAACAAGGTCGTCGCCACCATCGCCTACGGCGGCAAGCCGCACGTGGCGAAGAACGCGCCGTGGGACGGCGGTTTCGTGTGGAGCCACACCAAGGACGGCCAGCCCTGGGTGGGCAGCGCGGTGGAAGGCGAAGGCTGCGACCTGTTCTGGCCGTGCATCGACCAGCCCGACGGCAAGCCGGATCTGGTCGACCTCTACGTCACCGTGCCCAAGCCGCTGGTGGCGCCCGGCAACGGCGTGCTGGTCGGCGTGACCGAGCAGGGCGACACGCGCACGTACCACTGGCGCGCCAAGCACCCCACTACCTACGCCATCTCGATCAACGTGGGGCCGTACCAGGAGCTGAAGGGCGAGTACCACAGCCGCTTTGGCAACACGATCCCGCTCCACTACTGGTACCTGCCCGGCGAGGAGGCGCAGGCGAAAGCGCTGTTCGCCGAGTTCCCGCAGCTGCTGGATTTCTTCGAGGCGAAGATCGGCCCCTACCCCTGGGGCGACGAGAAGATGGGCGTGGTGGAAACTCCGTACAAGGGCATGGAACACCAGACCATCAATGCCTACGGCAACCACTACGCGAAGGACGGCAGCGGTTTCGACTGGCTGCTGCAGCACGAGTTCGCGCACGAGTGGTTCGGCAACCAGATGACCAACGCGAACTGGGACGACATGTGGCTGCACGAGGGTTTCGCCACCCTGATGCAGCCGCTGTACGCGCGCTGGCTCGACGGCGACGCCGACTACTACGCCTGGCTGCACCGGCTGCGCCTGATGATAGCGAACAGGCACCCGGTGGTGTCCGGCCAGCCGCGCACCGAGGAGGCGGTCTACGACGAATCGCGCGGCGGCCCCGGCCAGGACATCTACAACAAGGGCGCGCTGATGCTGCAGACGCTGCATCACCTGATCGGCGACCAGGCGTTCTACGCATCCATCCGCGAACTGGTCTACGGCCGCCCCGACCCGAAGCCCGGCAACTTCACGCCGCAATACCGCACCAGCGCCGACTACATGCGCATCGTGGACCGGGTGACCGGCAAGGACTACGACTGGTTCTTCAAGGTCTACCTCTACCAGGCCGCGCTGCCCAAACTCGACGTGCAGCGCCACGGCGACACCCTGGGTCTGCGCTGGCAGGTGCCGCAGAACCTGCCGTTCCCGATGCCGGTGGAGGTGCAGGTGGACGGCACCGTGCACACCGTGTCGATGGAAGGTGGCCACGGCAGCCTCGCCGTGCCGGCCGGCGCGCTGGTGACGATCGACCCGCACTCGGTGCTGCTGCGCGACGAACCGCGCATCACCGCATTCCAGCAGTGGATGAAGCAGCAGCGCGCACAGCGCAAGGCGGCGAAGCCGTAA
- a CDS encoding leucyl aminopeptidase family protein: MSALLDRSSAPRHLVAIEAVDARRLPAARKRLDAAQRRWLDTNGFDARPGSAILLADAHGKPARVLVGVDAADPLAALAALPMTLPEGAYQLAAEGVALDPEQAALGWALGAYQFTRYRKAKRAPATLALDAATLATVQPLVEATTLVRDLVNTPTEDMGPEQLGEAIRHLGKQHKAKVRDWVGKELLKANFPTIHAVGRASHREPRLVELSWGKAEHPQLVIVGKGVCFDTGGLDLKASDGMRWMKKDMGGAAHAIALAGLVMQAKLPVRLTLLVPAVENAVSGNALRPGEVVVTRAGHSVEIDNTDAEGRLVLCDALAYGAEQQPELMIDFATLTGAARVALGPDLPALFGNDDALAEAALAAGRAMNDPLWRLPLWRPYRKMLDSYLADFANAGPSRHAGAITAALYLERFVPDGLPWLHLDTYAWNDADRPGRPRGGEAMGLRAVFAMLEKRYRKS; this comes from the coding sequence ATGTCCGCCCTGCTCGACCGTTCGTCCGCCCCCCGCCACCTCGTCGCGATCGAGGCCGTCGACGCCCGCCGCCTGCCCGCCGCGCGCAAGCGGCTGGATGCCGCGCAGCGCCGCTGGCTGGACACGAACGGTTTCGACGCCCGGCCCGGCAGCGCGATCCTGCTCGCCGATGCGCACGGCAAGCCCGCCCGCGTGCTGGTGGGCGTGGACGCGGCCGATCCGCTGGCCGCGCTCGCCGCATTGCCGATGACGCTGCCCGAAGGCGCCTACCAGCTCGCCGCCGAGGGCGTGGCGCTCGATCCCGAGCAGGCTGCGCTGGGCTGGGCCTTGGGCGCCTACCAGTTCACCCGCTACCGCAAGGCGAAGCGCGCGCCGGCCACGCTGGCGCTGGACGCCGCCACGCTCGCCACCGTGCAGCCGCTGGTCGAGGCCACCACGCTGGTGCGCGACCTGGTCAACACGCCCACCGAGGACATGGGCCCCGAACAGCTGGGCGAGGCGATCCGGCACCTCGGCAAGCAGCACAAGGCGAAGGTGCGCGACTGGGTCGGCAAGGAACTGCTGAAGGCGAACTTCCCCACCATCCACGCGGTGGGCCGCGCCAGCCATCGCGAGCCGCGGCTGGTCGAACTCAGCTGGGGCAAGGCCGAGCATCCGCAGCTGGTGATCGTGGGCAAGGGCGTGTGCTTCGACACCGGCGGCCTCGACCTCAAGGCATCCGACGGCATGCGCTGGATGAAGAAGGACATGGGCGGCGCCGCGCACGCGATCGCGCTGGCGGGCCTGGTGATGCAGGCCAAGCTGCCGGTGCGGCTCACCCTGCTGGTGCCCGCGGTGGAGAACGCGGTGAGCGGCAACGCGCTGCGCCCCGGCGAAGTCGTGGTCACGCGTGCCGGCCATTCGGTCGAGATCGACAACACCGACGCCGAGGGCCGGCTGGTGCTGTGCGACGCCTTGGCTTACGGCGCGGAACAGCAGCCCGAATTGATGATCGACTTCGCCACGCTCACCGGCGCCGCCCGCGTGGCGCTGGGCCCCGACCTGCCCGCGCTGTTCGGCAACGACGACGCGCTGGCCGAGGCCGCGCTGGCCGCCGGCCGCGCGATGAACGACCCGCTGTGGCGGCTGCCGCTGTGGCGCCCCTACCGCAAGATGCTGGACTCCTACCTCGCCGACTTCGCCAACGCCGGCCCCTCGCGCCACGCCGGCGCGATCACCGCCGCGCTGTACCTGGAACGCTTCGTGCCCGACGGCCTGCCCTGGTTGCACCTGGACACCTACGCCTGGAACGACGCCGACCGCCCCGGCCGACCGCGCGGCGGCGAAGCAATGGGCCTGCGCGCGGTCTTCGCGATGCTCGAAAAGCGCTACCGCAAGAGCTGA
- a CDS encoding HAD family hydrolase: protein MPIRAITLDLDDTLWPVLPALEQADRAVDDYLRAHWPEVARAWPIPAMRELRAQVAAERPDLAHDFTTQRRLTQQQAFAACGIADAPLDTLWEIYFAARNTVEPWPDSLPALERLAARWPLASLTNGNADLARTGVQAHFAHHVASRDVGAAKPDPRIFLAAVAQFGVAPDEVLHAGDDPELDVIGARRAGLRVAWINRQGEVWPATLGEAPELSFNDLAELADWLELHAMA from the coding sequence TTGCCGATCCGCGCCATCACGCTCGACCTGGACGACACCTTGTGGCCGGTGCTGCCGGCCTTGGAGCAGGCGGACCGCGCGGTGGACGACTACCTGCGCGCGCACTGGCCCGAGGTGGCTCGCGCCTGGCCGATCCCGGCCATGCGCGAGCTGCGTGCGCAGGTGGCGGCGGAACGCCCCGACCTCGCCCACGACTTCACCACCCAGCGCCGGCTCACCCAGCAGCAGGCGTTCGCCGCCTGCGGCATCGCCGACGCGCCGCTGGACACGCTGTGGGAGATCTACTTCGCCGCGCGCAACACGGTGGAGCCCTGGCCCGACAGCCTGCCCGCACTCGAACGCCTCGCTGCGCGCTGGCCGCTGGCCAGCCTCACCAACGGCAACGCCGACCTCGCACGCACCGGCGTGCAGGCCCACTTCGCCCACCATGTGGCCTCGCGCGACGTGGGTGCGGCCAAGCCCGACCCGCGCATCTTCCTCGCCGCCGTCGCGCAGTTCGGCGTGGCGCCGGACGAAGTGCTGCACGCGGGCGATGACCCCGAGCTGGACGTGATCGGCGCGCGCCGCGCCGGCCTGCGCGTGGCGTGGATCAATCGCCAAGGCGAAGTCTGGCCCGCCACGCTGGGCGAAGCGCCGGAGCTCAGCTTCAACGACCTGGCCGAACTCGCCGACTGGCTGGAACTCCACGCCATGGCGTGA
- a CDS encoding substrate-binding domain-containing protein yields the protein MSVRAVRLLSALLLGACLVAPAAAKTTHRPVHKTTSSKSSKGPTLVWRGDVTTAHGVVTEMAKLWEKEGHGRVELQPFNTASGLDAVAGGTADIAGSARPSDGSPEDSRLIFTPVAWDGLVMITNPANPVRSLSLRQLHEIYFGKITNWSQVGGRDAPIDLYAVISPNDGVEYSLRSLLYGRGDQQISAPRLYLNTKALQEGIALNPNGLGLSTLSNVVGNPKLRTIPINGVAPTVANIADGSYPLYIPLYLVTNPHSPKTAQTQAFLDFLQTDKAKAVLRDHDVLPYQDGIGLVSMDQARRNKVYAESTASSAKPPLAAPGASYAAAAAIAPTSERTLAARSALEQRHAETVAAKATTTSGAGKTYTVVKGDTLSGIAQKKGVNVAELRSWNHLKNDNIRLGQVLQLSSD from the coding sequence ATGTCCGTTCGTGCTGTCCGCCTGTTGTCCGCCCTCCTGCTCGGCGCCTGCCTCGTCGCACCCGCCGCCGCCAAGACCACCCACCGCCCGGTCCACAAGACCACCAGCAGCAAGAGCAGCAAGGGACCCACCCTGGTCTGGCGCGGCGACGTGACCACCGCGCACGGCGTGGTCACCGAGATGGCCAAGCTGTGGGAGAAAGAAGGCCACGGCCGCGTCGAGCTGCAGCCGTTCAACACCGCCTCGGGCCTCGATGCGGTGGCCGGCGGCACGGCCGACATCGCCGGCAGCGCACGCCCCAGCGACGGCAGCCCCGAGGACAGCCGGCTCATCTTCACCCCGGTGGCCTGGGACGGCCTGGTGATGATCACCAACCCGGCGAACCCCGTGCGCAGCCTCAGCCTGCGCCAGCTGCACGAGATCTACTTCGGCAAGATCACCAACTGGAGCCAGGTGGGCGGCCGCGACGCGCCGATCGACCTGTACGCGGTGATCAGCCCGAACGACGGCGTGGAATACAGCCTGCGCAGCCTGCTGTACGGCCGCGGCGACCAGCAGATTTCCGCGCCGCGCCTGTATCTCAACACCAAGGCGCTGCAGGAAGGCATCGCGCTGAACCCGAACGGCCTGGGCCTGTCCACGCTGAGCAATGTGGTCGGCAATCCGAAGCTGCGCACGATCCCGATCAACGGCGTGGCGCCCACCGTGGCGAACATCGCCGACGGCAGCTATCCGCTGTACATCCCGCTGTACCTGGTGACCAACCCGCACAGCCCGAAGACGGCCCAGACCCAGGCCTTCCTCGACTTCCTGCAGACCGACAAGGCGAAGGCCGTGCTGCGCGACCACGATGTGCTGCCGTACCAGGATGGCATCGGGCTGGTGTCGATGGACCAGGCGCGCCGCAACAAGGTCTATGCCGAATCGACCGCTTCCTCGGCCAAGCCGCCGCTGGCCGCGCCGGGCGCCAGCTACGCCGCGGCCGCCGCGATCGCGCCGACCTCGGAGCGCACGCTGGCCGCCCGCAGCGCGCTGGAACAGCGCCATGCCGAAACCGTGGCCGCCAAGGCAACGACCACCAGCGGCGCCGGCAAGACCTACACCGTGGTCAAGGGCGACACCTTGTCCGGCATCGCGCAGAAGAAGGGCGTCAACGTGGCCGAGCTGCGCAGCTGGAACCACCTGAAGAACGACAACATCAGGCTGGGCCAGGTGCTGCAGCTCAGCAGCGACTGA